A part of Gossypium hirsutum isolate 1008001.06 chromosome A07, Gossypium_hirsutum_v2.1, whole genome shotgun sequence genomic DNA contains:
- the LOC107937101 gene encoding levodione reductase — MENQAKKVLLTSNGDDMSMNIALHLAKRGCRLVMMGNEWCLRSVREKIMGSINDNVVPIEVVGLDMEEEREGVFDDAVDKAWKVFGSIDAFVNCYAYEGKMQDHLQLGEEEFRKIIKINFMAAWFLLKAVGKRMRDHKSGGSIVFMTTFLGAERGLYQGAAAYGSSLAAVQQLVRLSALEIGKYKVRVNAIARGLHIDDEFPESVGKEMAEKLVERAAPLQRWLDVKKDVASTVVYLISDGSRYMTGTTIFVDGAQSMTRPRLRSYM, encoded by the exons ATGGAGAATCAAGCAAAAAAGGTGCTTCTCACTTCAAATGGAGATGACATGTCAATGAACATTGCTTTGCATTTAGCCAAACGTGGTTGCAG GTTGGTTATGATGGGAAATGAATGGTGCCTGAGGAGTGTGAGAGAGAAGATAATGGGTTCAATAAATGATAATGTGGTCCCAATAGAAGTGGTTGGATTGGATATGGAGGAGGAAAGAGAAGGCGTTTTTGATGACGCTGTAGATAAAGCTTGGAAAGTGTTCGGATCCATTGATGCATTTGTGAATTGTTATGCTTACGAAG GAAAGATGCAAGACCATTTGCAATTAGGTGAAGAAgagtttagaaaaattataaaaataaacttcATGGCTGCATGGTTTCTACTAAAAGCTGTTGGTAAGAGAATGCGAGACCATAAATCAGGGGGTTCCATTGTGTTCATGACCACATTCCTCGGAGCCGAAAGAGGACTTTATCAAGGAGCTGCTGCTTATGGTTCATCCTTGGCTGCAGTCCAGCAGTTGGTCAGA TTATCGGCTCTGGAGATTGGGAAATACAAGGTTAGGGTTAATGCAATAGCTCGTGGTTTACACATAGATGATGAGTTTCCAGAGTCAGTTGGGAAGGAAATGGCAGAGAAGTTGGTGGAAAGAGCAGCACCATTGCAGAGATGGTTGGATGTTAAAAAGGATGTAGCTTCAACTGTTGTCTATTTAATCAGTGATGGTTCAAGATATATGACTGGAACAACTATATTTGTTGATGGGGCACAATCAATGACTAGGCCTCGATTGAGATCATATATGTAG